TATGAGTATTTCTTAAAAATCCATACCCATCAGGAAGTATTTCAAGAACTCCTTCATGAAAAAAATATCCAAATGATTCGGTTTGTTTACTCAATATTTTGAATTTCAATTCGTGATCTGTTAAGACTGAATAATTTTCTATACCATATTTTCTTGCTAAATTATATAGTTGCCTTCTTGACATTTGGTTTAATTTTCCCATATCAATCTCAACAGGGATTATTTCATCTTTTTTTACATCTTTATTATTTTCATTCATTTTTACACCTCTTTTTATTACTTAAGATTTTTGAAGTTTATATTGGAGAAATCTTGAAGGATTAGATGTTTATATTATATCACATTTTTTATTAAAACAATAAAACCCCGGCACAATGCCAGGGTTTTATTATTCTATATTATTTTTCTGTTTTTTCTTCTGTTTTTTCTTCTTTTTTCTCAATATTTTCAACTAATTGTAATAAGGATAATTCTGCAGCATCTCCTCTTCTGAAACCTATTTTTAATATTCTTGTATATCCACTATTTCTATTTTCAAAAGCTGGTGCAATTTCATCTACAACTTTATTAGTAAATCTTCTATCATTGAAATATCTGTTTATTTGTCTTCTTAATGCAACACTTCTATCTTTATTATCTGTTGTTTTTGCTTCTTTTGCTTTTGTTAATATTTTTTCAACTAATGGTCTAACCGCTTTTGCTTTTGCTGTTGTTGTTATAATGCTACCATGTTCAAAAACTTCTCTAGCTAAGTTTTTTAATAATGCTTTCCTATGTGAAGCATATCTGCTTAATTTATTTATTTTCACTCTATGTCTCATAGTACTTAGGCTCCTCCCTTCTGGATCTCATCATAATCCAATTGGAATTTTTCTTGTAATTCTTTTCGAATTTCATCCAATGATTTTTTACCGAAATTCTTAATTTTCATTAACTCATCAGGATCCTTTTTTAGAATATCTCTAACTGTATGAATTTTTTCTCTTTTTAAACAATTTTTAGCCCTTTTACTTAAATCTAATTCGTCAATTTTTGTTTCTAATATTTCAATATTAATATTTTTAAACTCTTCTTCTACTGTCACTGAAGAAAAGTCTTCTTCGAAACCTGCAATTAATTCTCCCGTTTCTACAGTTTCTGATGTTTCTTCTGATTCAACTATTTCTTCTTTCCAGGATGCATAAATAATATTAAAATGTTCAATTAAAATCTTTGTTGCTTTTATTAAAGCTTCTTTTGGATCAATTGATTTTTTCGTCCATACTTCTAATATTAATTTATCATAGTCTGTTCTTTTCCCAACACGAACATTTTCTGTTAAATAATTTACTCTTATTACAGGGCTATATACTCCATCAATATAGATATATTCTATATCTTTTGATAAATCCATTTCAGAAGTTGAAACAAAACCTTTTCCAATTGTAGCATATAGTTCCATTTCAAATCTCTTATTACCATTCATTGTTGCTATTTTTAAATCAGGATTAGCAACTTCAATCCCTGCTGGAGTTATTATATCTCCTGCTTTAATTTCAGTCGGACCTATTTTATCTATTCTTAATATAATTGGTTCTTTTAAATTACCAATATTATCAAAGTCTAATACTTTTAATTCTACTTTTTTCAAATTAACTGTTATTTCTAAAATATCCTCTTGAACGCCTTCAATTACATCAAATTCATGTAATTTACCAGGAATCCTAATACTCGTAATAGCTAATCCTGGTATTGAGGATAATAATACTCTTCTTAATGCGTTACCTATTGTAACTGCATATCCTCTTTCCAAAGGCGACAAGACAAACCTTCCATATTTGTATTCCAAATCTTCGGATTCTTCTAAGGTTTCCAATATCATCTTTTCTGGTTTTACAAATTCCATTCATTACCCCCAATTTAGCTTTTCTAAATTGGAGTGCACCCCCTTTCTTTTTGTTAGGCGCGTTTTTGCGATAATCAATGTAGCCATTAAAATTATTTTGAGTAAAGCTCGATAATAGCTTGTAAATCTACAGGTACTTCCATTTCGTCTAATGTTGGTAATCTTAAGAATGTTCCTTTAAATGCATTATAATCCACTTCTATCCAATTTAATTTTCTATTGGATTTTTGTGCTAATTCTATACCTTGTTTAATAGGTAATATTGATCTGCTCTTTTCTTTTATTTCAATAACATCTCCTGGTCTAACTCTGTATGATGGTATATCTACTTTTTTACCATTTACTAAGAAATGTCCATGTCTTACTAATTGTCTTGCTGTTCTTCTATTTACAGCATATCCCATTTGATATACAACATTATCTAATCTTGTTTCTAAAATTCTCATTAAATTTTCTCCTGTATTGCCTTCTTTTCTTGATGCTTCTTCAAAATATCTTCTAAATTGTCTTTCTAATACACCATAAATTCTTTTTAAAGCTTGTTTTGCCCTTAATTGTAATCCATATTGTGTTGGTTTTTTTGTTTGTTTACCATGTTGCCCTGGTGCATATGGTCTTCTTGCAAGAGCACATTTATCTGTATAACATCTTTCACCTTTTAAATATAATTTGAATCCTTCTCTTCTACAAAGTTTACAAAGAGATCCTATATATCTTGCCATTACATTCCCTCCTCTTAGGCCTTACATTCCTTTTCTTTTCTTTGGTCTACAACCATTATGAGGTATTGGAGTTTTATCCTTGATATTTTCAATTACCAAACCTGCAGCTTGTAATGTTCTAATTGCTGATTCTCTACCAGCACCTGGTCCTTTCACATAAACATCTAATCTTTTTACACCGTATTTTAAAGCTTCTTTTGCAACTTTATCTGCTGCTAATTGTGAAGCATAAGGTGTACCTTTTTTTGTTCCTGAAAAACCAGCTGTTCCTCCACTTGCCCAAAATAATGCATTTCCTGATGGATCTGACAATGTAATAATTGTATTATTAAATGTAGATTGAATATGTACAACTGCTTTTTCAAGTGAAATTTTCTTTTTCTTTTGACTTGTTCTCCTAGCCATAGCTAAACCTCCTTATTACTTTTTCTTACCGATTTTTGAAGGTCTTGGACCTTTTCTGGTTCTTGCATTAGAATGTGTTTTTTGACCTCTAACTGGTAACCCATTCTTATGTCTATACCCTCTGTATGAACCAATTTCTATTAATCTTGCAATACTTTTTTGTACTTCTTGTCTTAATTCACCTTCAACAAGATAATGTTCATTGATGTAATGAGTTATTTTACTTATTTCATCATCAGTTAACTCCTTTGCCCTTTTGTCAGGGTCTATACCTGTTGATTCTAAAATTTCCATTGCTCTATGCTTTCCAATGCCATAAATATATGTGAGAGCAATGAATAGTTTCTTGTTGTTTGGTACTTCAACACCCAAAATACGTGGCATTCAAATTTCCCTCCTTTAAAAATTATCCTTGTCTTTGGTTATGCTTAGGATTTTTAGAACAAACTACCCATACTCTACCTTTTCTTCTTATTACTCTACAATGTTCACATCTCTTTTTTACTGAGGCTCTAACTTTCATTTGCTCATTCCTCCTCGCTGCTTGGATTTCTCTTAATTCTTTCTCTTCTTATTATTCTACCTCTATTTAAATCATAAATTGAGACTTCAACTATTACTCTGTCCCCAGGTACTAATCTAATAAAATTCTTTCTCATTTTACCTGAAATATGAGCTAAAATCATATGTCCATTATCCAACTCTACTCTAAATGTTGCATTTGGTAATGATTCTACTATATGACCTTCCATTACAATAACATCATCTTTCTTTGCCACGAACATCACCTCTCGGGCTAATCTAATATTGTTAATACTTCCGGACCATCTTTGGTTACTACAAAAGTGTTTTCATAATGTGCTGATAACGATTTATCAGCAGTAATGGCAGTCCAGCCATCTTCTAAAACTTTAACTTTCCAATCTCCCATAGAAACCATAGGTTCAACTGCAAAAGTCATTCTTTCTCTTATTAAAGATCCTTTCCCTTTTTCCCCATAATTGGGTATCTGAGGATCTTCATGTAATTTTCTACCAACACCATGCCCAACATATTCTTTTATAATGGAAAAACCAAATGATTCAACATATGTTTGAATAGCATTACTTATATCTCCTATTTTATTCCCTGGTATTGCTTGTTCAATTCCTATCCAAAATGACTTTTCAGTAACTTCAACCAATTTTTTCACTTCTTCATTAACTTCTCCAATTATAAATGTTCTCGCTGCATCAGCTATATAGCCATCTAAGGTTAATCCAATATCAATAGAAACTATATCTCCATCTTTAAACTCTTTTTCTTTTAAAGGAAATCCGTGAACTATTTCCTCATTTACAGATATACATGTGGCGTATGGAAATCCTCCATAACCCTTGAATGTTGGAACAAATCCTCTTTCTTTCATATAACTATTTACAAATTTTTCTACTTCATATGCGCTAGAATCCTTCACAACTAATTCTTTTATTTTTTCAAAGAGGATAGCGAGCTGCTTTCCAGCTCGCCTCATCTTATCAACTTCGGATTGTGTCTTTACTAAAATCATAATATCCCTTCCAATATATTAAACACTTCTTTTGTAACTATTTCAACCGTACCACTACCATCTACTGTAAAGAATTGATTATATTTTTTATAAAATTCTATTACAGGATACGTTTTTTCCATATAAACCTTATATCTATCCCTTACGACTTCTTCTTTATCATCATCACGTTGAATTAATTCGACGCCACAAATATCACATGTATTATCTATTTTTGGTTTCAATGTTATTATATTATAAATTTTACCACACTTTGGACAAATTCTTCTTGATGTGATTCTTTTTACAACTGTTTCTTCATCAACCTCTAAATATATTATCCCAGTTATAGGATTTTTTATATCCTTTAATAAAGTTTCTAATGCTTCAGCTTGTGGTAAAGTTCTTGGAAATCCATCCAAAATAAATCCTTTATCGACATCATTTTTATTTAATCTACTTTTTATTACTTCTAACATAATTTCATCTGATACAAGTTGCCCACTATCAAGTATGGACTTCACCTGTTTTCCTAATTCACTTTCTGAAGCTACTGCTTCTCTTAACATATCTCCCGTAGAAATATGCGGAATATTATATTTTTTTGAAACCTCTTTTGCTATTGTTCCTTTACCTGCACCAGGAGGTCCAAAAAATAGCAAATTAAGTTTTTTCATAATTATCTCCTCCCGCGGAGTTTTCCTTTTTTCATAAAACCTTCGTATTGTCTTGTTATCATATGTGCTTCTATTTGTTGCATTATATCTAAAGAAACACCTACTGCAATAAGTGCTGATGTTCCTCCAATCCAAATATTAACACCTGATGCACTTCTAATTATATATGGCAATAAGGAAATTATTACCAAGAATATAGCTCCTATAAATGTAACTCTCATCATTGTCTTTGTAATATAGTCTGACGTTGGTTTTCCTGGTCTTATTCCAGGTATAAATCCACCGTATTTTTTTATATTTTCAGAGATATCATTTGGATCTATTACTACAGAATTATAAAAGTAAGCAAAGAAGAAAATTAACAATGAATATATTATTAAATAAATTGGTGTTCCATAACCAAACCATCTACTAACCCATTCTGCACCTGTTGCAGTTGCTAACATAGATGGTAATGTCATAATGGCTGAAGCAAAAATAATAGGTAATACACCTCCACCATTAACCTTTATTGGTATATATGTGGAAGATCCGCCATAAATTTTGTTTCCAACTACTCTTTTTGCATATTGAACATTTATTCTTCTTTCTGATGTTTGTAAGAAAACTGTACCAACTACAACTCCTATTGCTACAATTATTAATACTATCCATTCAAAAACACTTAATCTGCCTACAAAACCACTAGCAACATATTGTGGGAATCTTGATACTATACCGGCAAAAATTAAAACAGATATTCCATTACCTATACCTTTTTCTGTAATCATTTCACCTAACCATAATAAGAACATTGTACCTGCTACGATTGAGGTTGTTGAAATTAATACGAAAACAAAATAATTTAAGTTAGGAGATCTATAATTTGCTACTCCTAATGATAAGAAAAATCCTTGAAGTAATGCCAATCCTAAAGTTACCTGTCTTGTCAATCTCCCGAATCTTTTTCTTCCCTCTTCCCCTTCTCTCAACATTTCTTTCAAGCTTGGTATTACTGAAGATAATAATTGTAAAATAATTGATGCATTAATATATGGGGTAACACTTAATACAAATATAGAAAATTGTTTTAAAGAACCTCCTGTAAATACATCAAAGAAACTTATTAATCCTTGCGATGCTCCACCTAAACCTGCTATAAAACCTTCCCATCTTGCTAAATCTATTCCAGGAATAGGAATATATATACCTACTCTAAATGCTATCAAAGCTAATAATGTAAATATAATACGATCCCGGAGTTCCGGGATCTTCCACATATTTTTAAAAGCTTCTTTCATTATTGTATCACCTCGACACTTCCGCCGGCTGATTCGATTTTTTCTTGTGCTTTTTTACTAAATGCATGTGCTTTTACTTTTAATGGTTTTGTTAATTCACCTTTTCCTAATACTTTTACTCCATCTTTTATTTTTTTAATAATCTTTTTTTCTAATAATTTTTCTGGTGTTATTTCTTCATTGGCTTCAAATTTGTTCTCTAAAACAAAAATGTTTACTTCTGCATAATCTTTTTTAAATGGTGCATTTGTAAATCCATATTTTGGAATTCTTCTGAATAATGGTGTTTGACCACCTTCAAAACTTGGCCTTACTTTTCCTTTTCCTCTTGATTTTTGACCTTTATGACCTTTACCACCAGTTTTTCCTAACCCTGAGCTCCAACCTCTTCCGGTTCTTTTTGCTACTTTTCTTGATCCTTCGGCGGGTTTTAAGTCTGATATTTTAAGAGACATATTTGCTACCCCCTCATTCTTCAATTTCTTCGACTTTCACAAGATGTTGTACCTTTGTAATCATACCTCTTATTTCTGGCCTATCTTCTTTAATTACTTCTTGATTTGTTTTTCTTAACCCTAAGGCATCTAAGGTGGCGAGTTGTCTATAATTTTTTCCCGCTCTTCCTCTTACAAGTTTTATCTTTAATTTAGCCATTTCTTATCCCTCCTTATGGGCACCTTGGAATACCTTTGTAACACTCAAGTCTCTGAGTTCTGCATATTCTTTTGGTGATTTTAATTCTTTTAATCCATTCAAAGTAGCTTTCGCTAAGTTAATAGCAGTTGTTGATCCTAAAGCTTTTGAAAGGATATTATGAACACCTGCAAGTTCAACAACAGCACGAACTGATGCAGAAGCTATAATACCAGTACCTGGACCGGCTGGTTTTAAAAGAACTTTTGAAGCATCTTGTCTTCCAAGAACTTCATGAGGAATAGTTCCATTTTTTACAGGAACTTCTATTACATTTTTCTTAGCATTTTGTATAGCCTTTCTTATTGCTTGTGGAACTTCTCTTGCATTTCCGCTTCCTACTCCTACTTTTCCATTTCTATTTCCTACAACTGCTACAACTCTGAAAGAAATATTTTTTCCACCTGTTGTAACCTTAGTTACTCTTCTAATTTCAATTATTCTTTCTTCAAATTCTTCAGCAGCTGCTGAAGCTATCAATTTTTTATCTAAGGCCATTTTCTGACTACACCTCCTTAAAATTCAAGACCTGCTTCACGTGCAGCATCAGCTAAAGCTTTAACTTTTCCATGATATTTGAAGCCGCCTCTATCAAATGATACTTTTGATATACCCTTTTCTAATGCTCTTTTTGCAATTAATTTACCCACTTCTTTAGCAGCTTCAATATTCCATGTTTTTTCTAAATTTAATTCTTTATCTACGGTAGAAGCAGCTGCTAATGTATGACCTTTTGTATCTTCTATAATTTGAACATATATATGTTTATTGCTCTTGAAAACTGCCATTCTTGGTCTTTCAGGAGTTCCAAAAACTTTTCTTCTAACCCTTAAATGTCTTTTTCTTCTTAATTTTTTCTTTTGGATGGGTTTAATCATCTGGTCAGCCTCCCTTAAACTTTCTTACCTTGTTTTCTGATAATTACCTCACCAACATATTTTATACCTTTTCCTGAGTATACATTTGGTTTTCTGAATCTTTTAATTCTAGCTGCAACTTCACCAACTAAGTATTTATCAATACCTTTTACAATAACTTTATTTGGTGCTGGCACTTCAATTGTAATTCCTTCTGGTGGAATGTATTCAATTGGATGAGAATATCCAAGTTGTAATACTAATTTAGAACCTTGCATTGCAGCCCTATAACCAATACCTAATATTTCTAATTCTTTTTTAAAACCTTCTGTAACACCTTTAATCATATTTTTTACCAATGATGCATATGTACCTTGAAACATATTAATTCTTTTTGCATCGCTTTTTCTTTTCATACTATTTTCATTTCCATCTACATATATTTTATTATCTTCAATTCTAAATTTTACATATGGCAAATAGTCTTGAGATAATTCTCCTTTAGGACCTTTAACTTTTATTAAATTATCGTTAATTGTCACTTCTACTCCATTTGGTATATCTATTGGATTTTTTGATATACGTGACATTTATTCAGCACCTCCTACCAAACGTAACAAATTAATTCTCCACCGACACCAAGTTCTCTTGCTTCTTTGTCGGTAAGAATACCTTTTGAAGTTGAAATTATTGAGATACCCATTCCACCTTTTACTGTTGGAATTTTATCTTTTGAAACATAAACTCTTCTACCAGGTTTTGAAACTCTTATTATACTATGAATTACTTTTTGTTTGTTTTTTCTGTCACCTTTATATTTTAATTGAATTTTTAAAATTCCTTGTTTGCCATCTTCAATAAATTTATAGTCAGAAATATATCCTTCTCTTTTTAATATTTCAGCTATATTTCTTTTAAGATTAGATGCTGGAATTTCTACACTTTCTTTCATAACAAGATTCGCATTTCTTATTCTTGTAAGCATATCTGCTACGGGATCACTCCACATTAAGATTTCCTCCTTACCAACTTGCCTTTTTAACGCCTGGTAATTTTCCTTCCAAGGCTAATTTCCTAAAACATACTCTACATAATCCAAATTCTCTATATACAGCTCTAGGTCTTCCACAAACTATACATCTTGAATATTCTCTTGTTTTATATTTCTTTGGTTTTTTCCACCTAGCAACCATTGATTTTTTTGCCATTATTTACCTCCTCCTTAATCTCTCTTGAAAGGGAAGCCCATTAATTGAAGGAGTTTTCTTGCTTCCTCATCTGTTTTTGCAGTAGTAACAATAGTAATATCCATACCTTGTACTCTCTTTACTTGATCAGGTTTTAATTCTGGGAAAACTAATTGTTCAGTTAACCCAAATGTATAATTTCCTCTTCCATCAAAACTGTTTGGATTCATACCTCTAAAGTCTCTTAATTTTGGGAAGATTATGTTTATTAATTTAAATAAAAAATTGTACATTTTCACATTTCTTAATGTTACTTTTGCACCAATAGGCATTCCTTCTCTTAATTTAAAATTAGCAACACTTTTTTTTGCTCTTGTAACTACAGCTTTTTGTCCTGTAATTAAAGATAATTCTTGTGCATGTTTCTCAACAACATCTGCATTCCTTGAGCCCTCGCTAATTCCCATATTAACTACTATTTTTACAATTTTTGGAACTTCATGAATGTTTTTGTAGCCAAATTCTTTCATGAGGGCTGGAACTACTTCTTTTTCATACTCGCTTTTTAACGGAATGTATTCATATCTCATAATCTATTCCTCCCTCATTAAACCTTATCTATGATTTCATTACATTTTCTACAAATTCTTACTTTTTTACCTTCTTCTAAGAATTTGTACCCAACTCTTGTAGGTTTGCCACAACTTGGACAAATAACCATTACTTTGCTTGCATGTATTGGTGAAGGTTGTTCAATAATTCCGCCTTCTCTTAATTGTTGAGTTGGTCTTTGATGTTTCTTAACTAAGTTTATATTTTCTACGATAACTTTATTTAATTTTGGTATCACTCTTAAGATTTTTCCTTCTTTACCTTTGTCTTTTCCGGATATTACCCTTACTAAGTCACCTTTTTTTACTTTCATACTCTCACCTCACCATACTTCTTGTGCAAGAGATGCTATTTTTGTGTAACCGGCTTCTCTTACTTCTCTAGCAATTGGCCCAAATACACGTGTACCAACAGGCATATTATTTTTATCTATTAAAACAGCTGCATTTTCATCAAATCTTATATGAGAACCATCTTTTCTTTTTATTTCTTTTTTTGTTCTAACGATTACAGCTTTCACAACCTGTCCTTTTTTAATATCAGTATGTGGAATTGCTTCTCTTACTGAACATACAACTACATCACCAACTGTCCCTACTGATTTATGAAATCCACCTAAAACTCTGATTACTCTTAACACTTTTGCACCTGAATTATCTGCAGCTCTTAAGTAACTTTCGGTTTGAATCATTATTCGTCACCCCCAACTTGTTCCACTGTTTCGGGTGTTTCATTATTTTTTTCTGCGAAAATATTTTTCTCAACAATTCTGATAACTTTCCATGTTTTTGTTTTTGAATATGGTCTTGTTTCTTCAATTTCTACTATATCACCTACACCACATTCATTATTTTCATCGTGAGCATGGAATTTCTTTGATTTTTTAACGAATTTTTTATATATAGGATGTTTTATTTTTCTTTCAACTTTTACAGTAACAGTTTTATCCATTTTGTCACTTACGACTTCGCCTATTAACGTTTTTTTAGGCATTACTCATTACCTCCTTATACCCAATTCCCTTTGTCTGAGAATTGTTTTTATTCTAGCTATGTCTCTTCTTACCATTTTTATGGAAGCAGTGTTTTTTATCTGGCCTAATTCATGTTGAAATCTCATTTCGAATAATTTCTTTTTTGACTCTTCTAATTTAGCTTTTAATTCATCATCTGTTAAATTGATTAATTCTGCTACTTGTTTTTTCATTTTGCTTCCCCCCTTATGTGGTACCTGGGTACTATTTTTGTCTTGATAGGTAATTTAGTTGCTGCATATTCTAATGCTTCTTTTGCTAATTCTTCGGAAGTTCCAGCAATTTCAAATAAAATTTTTCCTGGTTTTACTACTGCTGTCCAACCTTCTACATCACCTTTACCTTTACCCATTCTTGTTCCGATTCCTTTTGAAGTTATTGGTTTGTCAGGGAATATTTTTATCCAAATTTTACCATTTCTTTTTAATGTTCTAACCATTGCTAATCTACATGCTTCTATTTGTTGGGAAGTGATTAAAGCTGGCTCTAACGCTTTTAATCCCCATTCACCAAAATCTACTAATGTTCCACCTTTGGCGTTACCTTTCATTTTTCCTCTTTGAATCTTTCTATATTTATATCTTTTTGGCATTAACATTTACATCACGCCCTCCTTTAGTTCATAACTGAGTGTC
This sequence is a window from Marinitoga hydrogenitolerans DSM 16785. Protein-coding genes within it:
- the rplN gene encoding 50S ribosomal protein L14; this translates as MIQTESYLRAADNSGAKVLRVIRVLGGFHKSVGTVGDVVVCSVREAIPHTDIKKGQVVKAVIVRTKKEIKRKDGSHIRFDENAAVLIDKNNMPVGTRVFGPIAREVREAGYTKIASLAQEVW
- the rpsQ gene encoding 30S ribosomal protein S17 → MPKKTLIGEVVSDKMDKTVTVKVERKIKHPIYKKFVKKSKKFHAHDENNECGVGDIVEIEETRPYSKTKTWKVIRIVEKNIFAEKNNETPETVEQVGGDE
- the rplP gene encoding 50S ribosomal protein L16 produces the protein MLMPKRYKYRKIQRGKMKGNAKGGTLVDFGEWGLKALEPALITSQQIEACRLAMVRTLKRNGKIWIKIFPDKPITSKGIGTRMGKGKGDVEGWTAVVKPGKILFEIAGTSEELAKEALEYAATKLPIKTKIVPRYHIRGEAK
- the rpmC gene encoding 50S ribosomal protein L29, which gives rise to MKKQVAELINLTDDELKAKLEESKKKLFEMRFQHELGQIKNTASIKMVRRDIARIKTILRQRELGIRR